From the genome of Myxocyprinus asiaticus isolate MX2 ecotype Aquarium Trade chromosome 39, UBuf_Myxa_2, whole genome shotgun sequence:
GTgtggtatttaaagggatagttcacacaaaaatgaaaaccgtcattatttgctcaacccaatgttgttccaaacccacatgactgtggaacacaaaagaagatgaagGCAGATCGACAGCCTCAGCCACCACTGATTTTCATAGAATCTTTTTAAATACAATGAATGGGATTGGTGACTAAGTCTGTAATTCTGCCCAAACCCTTTTGTGTTTCAATGTAAATCACACATTTGGAAATAATGAcaccttttcatttttgggtgaacatttcctTTCAGCCGTTCTGCAGAAGTTGACCATGTATTGAATGACAACCATTTAAACCCCCGTACTGCATACAAGGTTATAACACTTATTACGATACAGAGTTCTTAAAAGAagcataaataaaacatttacagagGGTGTGGCTGCTCAATCTGCCACTACCCCCAGTCACCACCAGTAGGCATTAAAATGGGTTTGAGCTGCTCAGCTACATCCAATCattggcaaaaaaacaacaaaacaaaacaacaaaaaaaaacccaatacataattaaacaaaactaaacaaatacctattgtttatatattgatgtcagaagtttacatcacttaggttgaagtcattaaaactcattttttaatcactccacagatttaatcgTCTTTTAattaagtcatttaggacatctactttgtgcatgacacaagtaatttttccaacaattgtgaCTATATcgcaattctagtgggtcagaagtttacatacactaagttaactgtgcctttaagcagcttggaaaattccagaaaattatgtcatggctttaggcaattagccatttagcttctgattggctaatttgCATCAACTGGAGGTAACCCTGTggaagtattttaaggcctatcttcaaactcagtgcctcttagcTTGACataatggaaaaatcaaaagaaatcagccaaaacctcagaaaaaaaattgtggacctccacaaggcTGGTTCATCCTtaagagcaatttccaaacatctgaaggtaccacaatcatctgtacaaacaatggcatgcaagtataaacactataggaccacgcagccatcattccGCTCAGGaatgagacacattctgtctcctacagaTGAACATATTTTGATGcgaagtgaaaatcaatcccaaaacaacagcaaaggaccttgtgaagatgctggaggaaatgggtagacaagtatctatatctacagtaaaaccagtcctatatcgacataacccgaaaggctgctcagcaaggaagaagccactgctccaaaactgccataaaaaagccagaatacagtttgcaagtgcagatcttactttttggagaaatatcctctggtctgatgaaataaaaattgaactatttggccataaggaccatcattatgtttggaggaaaaagggtgaggtttgcatcccaaccgtgaagcatgggggtggcagcatcatgttgtggaggtggttTTCTGCAGGAacgactggtgcacttcacaaaatagatagcatcacgaggaaggaaaattatgtggctatattgaagcatcatctcaagacatcagccaggaagttaaagctcgttcacaaatgggtcttctaaatggacaatgaccccaagcatacctccaaagttgtggacaACAAAGCCAAGGTAttgtagtggccatcacaaagccctgacctcaatccgatagaaaatttgtgggcagaactgaaaaagcgtatgCGAGCCTACAAAcctaactcagttacaccagttctgtctggagtaatgggccaaaattccagcaacttattgtaagaagttgtggaaggctacccaaaacgtttgacccaagttaaacaatttaaaggcaatgctaccaaatactaacaaagtgtatgtaaacttctgacccactgagaatgtgatgaaaggaataaaagctgaaataaatcattctctttactattattccgacatttcacattcttaaaataaagtagtgatcctaactgacctaagacagggaatgttttctacgattaaatgtcaggaattgtgaaaaactgtatgtaaacttctgatttcaactgtatataaatgtgtgtgtgtgtgtgtatacattataatatatatatatatatatatatatatatatatatacacatacacacacacacaagcctatCTAGGACCATTAAAACTTTTTGCAGTCTGACATTATTCTcatgacacttaagcacatttcccccatcCAATTAATTTATCCAAGAGGCATAATATTCATAAATTACTAAAATGCAAataagaataatattttattttaattgtaaacaatatattgtatataaatcaTTCATATCTCATGTTAGTATTTGTATTACAACCTTTAATTTCACTACAATAATttaatgtattacagtattttttttaaagtattagcggaaaaaaaaatactgtattatagtaatgaaaattatgagaataaagggAAATTACAAACAACTCAAGTCAAACATTTGGATGCATTTCATGATGAGGGGAAATaatggggaaatgtgcttaattgccatgaaaataacatCTCACcgcgcacaaaaaaaaaaaaaagaaaaagaaagaaaaatcctgGTGGTCCCAAAATAAGCTTTATTTttctaatgcaaaaataataaaaaaaatttttcctttttatttgagGCTGAAATGCAACCTGTacacattttcaatacatttgcCTATATATAGACCTCAACTTGTCAAAAAGGGTTGAATTAATTGTCCAAACATACAGCCAAAATAGGTCTACTGGTTATACTAGGCTGTTGTGTTAGTTCTACAGAGAGCTACAGCAGGGTACAAAATTTGACGTCATAACCACAGAAAGATTTTAGATTACCGGTAGTTTCTATAACACCCAAAATAAAGTCGGGGTCAAATCAGGGTCAACAGCTGTGACAGCATAGCTGCAACACTAACCATCAACAAACCCACAGAGTCAACACATTTACTCTAATTTTCAAGTATCTTTCAAAGTAAATTTTATAATTTGATAATAATCTTCATCATATTTTCTCATCCACTAAGCTCAAACGGCATTTAGCGTTTCCTGCAAAACACAAATCTGTTCAAACATGCCCGTTGCTGCAGCTGCTTAACGTTCCAGAGGGCCAAAACGTTGTCCAGACGTTGCCTAAACATTGTCTAGACATTCcctttgcatttattttacttTCTTTATCATTTTCAGGCGTCCTGTGGTGTCGGCCTCTTGAGGTCACGGATTTGTTTAATTAGATAGGTCTTCTCGTCGCTGAATTGCTCATCCTCAGTGCGGTCGTTCTGGAACTTGCTTAGGAACTCGATTAGTTTGATCTGGTTCTTCAGCAAGATGTCAAGGATGGGCTGAGTCTTGTTCGGATTGGCCACAAACACCTGAATGGACAGAGAAAGGCAGGGCTTATTTTATCACAACACTTAGAACAGTGAAGCTTGAGAAGTTTTAATTAGGACAATGCTTATTAAAGGGAAAACTAAATTAAGACAAAAATTTAAAAGTTGGACTTTTaaggcttttagtccatgtctatggAGCTGTATagaggttgtagtccaaaaacccagaagacaATTAGCATTTTCAAGCCATGGTTTTCGTTTAGGAATTTCCTAAATTTTAGTAAAATAAAGCCTGTGGTTAAAATTACTTGTAGAGACTTTCACGatttgttctagaacataaatgCTACCCAGTCATAactcaaacattttgaagctATTATGTTTGAAAAAAGCATGTTGCTATCACAATGCTACTTAAGTATTATAACTACTATCAGCATCTGAGCTACAGGCTTTACGAAATGTATAAcggttgtagtccttatttagcaacggGTTaccaacatgcatttttaaaagacacaacaGGTTTAAAATCCACGATGATCCacggtatgactgtgtgtaatttatgttctacAACAAAACATGAAAGTCTGTACAAGTAATTTTTACCACAGATATTATTTAACTTGTAATGCAAAAATCCCTATTCTAAAAACCCACAGGAAGATCCTGAGATCAATTAGCCTTCCGGGTTTGCCTGCAAACTGACATCGCGGCTGAACAGCTAGTTCATCTACATGCTGGTGTGCTCCTTAAAGTTTACAAAATtaactttatacattttaaatgggtAAATCAGTTTAATCTTTATCTcccaggaaaacagagcaaaatATTTGACTCATTTTGCACTACCCAATTTTttgtccaataataataataaaaaaaaacacctaccTCTGATtagtaaaaacaaataacaaaatcattagagtgatgtatactaaaggctattggctttataaaaaaaaaaaagaaaaaaaaaagggatgagcCCTTCGATAGGTCCTGCCGCAatgggaaatacatcaacacagaaagaaaacaaaagaagcaATTCCATGGCGCCTTTAAGAcgattaaataatgacaggatgCAACAGATGGTGCACATTAGCATAAATCTATGTGTTAGTGTGTTGGTACCTTAAAGACATGGAAGGCCTCAAACTGAATGTTGCGGCTCTTGTCTCTCAGTAGATTCATCATGAGTTTGAGGTTTTCTGGTTTGCTTATATACTTCGTCATTATAGTGAAGTTGTGCCTGTCCAAAAGTAGCTCTCCCAAAAGctacaagaaaaaaaacataaaacacatcaCATCTGGTGTAATCGTGCAATCTAGCGACAGAAACTGACAACCAGAAcacataaaaaccataaaatcaTATTATAAGACCAATACAAGGCTTATAATAGTGACACAAGGGACCCAGACAGGATACATGCAGTATCCTCTTTTCCAAATCTTAAAATAAACCTTGAAAAGTAAATCTCTAATTAATCCCAATGAGGCAGTTTTGTCTGAACAAGCAACAATAACCAAGGGGGGGCAGAACTTATTTAAAAATAGATCATACCACAGAaaccatacacacaaaaaaatcaactAAAGCACAACCAACCGCAAGAACACTCATATTAGCCTGTTTCTCACCTTCAGTGACTGCCTCTTGGTGACGTAGTTTTCTGAGTGAAGAAGTTTCTCATATTCACTAAAGAACTAAAGCAGTTAAGAGAGAGTCATAGggtaaataaaaatatgcattagTTTGAGAATGAACTTTGTGTTTGGGAAAATCAATAGGGCTATAAGGTAGCCACACTGTGCTAGCTGCTTCAAACAAATTTCAATCACTTTCTGTTACTTTGTAAAGAGTTTTTCATAATATCAAGGATAAAAAAATTTGTTCCGAGAGGAACCGACTGCAGTGCAAAATGACTGACAACTGAGCCAATGACAACAGACAATTATGGAAACTGAATCAATGACAGAAGAGCCCGATGACTCACTCTATCATAGTGCTGTTCCAGAAACTCGGCGCTGAGCATTTTGTGTCTCGTCAACAAATCCTGGAAGAAAACCAAACAAAGGTGTcagataaaataattatacagcGAATATGAAGTCTCAATGATCAAAGATGCCAGCCAGACAAAACAAACTCACAAAGCTTGTACGTTTATGTAAATATGCTAACTTTAAAAGTAGCGAATGCATCTGAGGCGATGTCGAAGGTGGACATCTCAACGTATCTGAAGAAATCGTAGAACTGCTCGGAGCAGAGGGTGATCTTGGCCAGCGGCTCGTGCCGTATGCATTCCCTCAGCATTATCCCACAGTTCAGAGCGATATCGGAAGACTCGTATCTACAAGAGCATATTCAGAGGAGAAGGCCTCAATCGAAAGTCAGAGGAAGACTTAAAGCTGATAGGGCTGATGTAGGATTAGATGTAACCATTGTTAATGCTGACTTACAAGACATCTTAAAACTAAGTAGTGATCTGAGATCATATATATTTGTCACCAAAAGGAAGCCTTTGATCTCTTAGGCCATGCtgacactaatccattttcgtttgaaaactgtTTTCGGTTTCCTAACGTCAAAGGTTTTCCAAAGTATATGGTTATGTAGCGAATTTTCGAAAGTCTTCGTTTATGGTGGAGGAAAAAGACATTCCAAAGTGGATGAGAGGCGCAAACGTAGCATTAGTGCATTTTCAAAAGTAAAGATTTTATCTAACCATGAGCCGCAGgaaataaggaaaaaaataagAGCTGATGTAACTAAACTGACAAACGTATCTTTGAGATATTCTGTATTAAATGGTTAGATATGAATTAATCAAAAATAACAAGTGCGagttaaaaattaaatgaacgtcttcaaaataattacatgtaaTTGTGAACATGTTAAACATGTCTCACCCTTTAAGCAGCATGAACAGTATGTTCTGTTGAGTACACAGGTATTCCACAGTGGGTGTCCGTGTGCCGATCTGACGTCTCAGAATATTGTTAAAGATTTGCGCCACATCTTTCTTGCCCTAAAAAAACAAATGATACACAGATTAGTTACTGAGGTTGACAGAGTCTCATAGTACAGGCACATGGATGTTTACTAAGATGGGAATTGGATACGATTTCATTTCTGTCATGAACATTTTTCCGCCATACTGGATTTTTTGCTAAATTTACTTTCGCAAACTAGTCCTGGGCTGTTCGCTCAATCAGAatccaaaataaaaattgaaatttCGATTCAACGTTGCATTGGCATGGCAAAATTACAGTAAGTGGGTGTGGCCACCTTTACTTATTTGGTTATAACTCTTAAACAGAAAcaagatattttcaccaaatttgggaCACTTATGTACGGGTCCTATCTGACCTCAGTAGCGAAATACCAATGATAAACCTAAAAACAGCTCAAACTATAGGACTGCTGGTCcaatcgacttgaaattttgtcCAGGGTGCCATCAAACTCTATCAGGACAGTCGCATCTTAAAAAACATGGCCACAATCGACCAATCaactttcagcagctattagacaaggttaaaaaAAGGCAGATTGGAAATTTGACTCTTTGCCCCAGATGTCtgtacaaaatgtttaaaaaaaattgccactAGGAGGTGCCATCtcgttttacatgcatgtaaatggtTGTATATTCAATGGTGATTCACACAGATACATgttattcatatcatatgatTGATCTCTTCATTCAGAACAGCCTCATGAACCATTGGTGTCACTCAAATAATTTATCAAATAttttagattatttaaaaaaaaaacttctgcaaACTAGTCATGGGTTTTTCAGTCAACCTCATCAGAAACAGGgcagtaaaattatttaaactaccTGGCTTAGTAATTATATAATGGCAAGGCTATAACAGGGTGATCAAAAAATATGGGCATGGCCCAAAAACCTATAACTCCTAAACGACATCCGATTTTCATCAAATGTAGTACGCATTTGCGATGCGATTCTGAAGAAGCATGCAACATTTGGTGGAGATCGGACAATAGGTGGCACTATAACACTTAGGAATGTTCAAAAGTCCATATATCAATGGTAATTTACCTGATATTGCAGAAAACTATGGTGCTTTATCTCTATTTTATGTGCAAACAGGCTGTTTGAATAATGCTTAATATCTTGTAACACACACTAAAAGGCCCTATGCCACTTGAACCccaataattgctgcttgcagttttatttttaaaatattttttctatgtaaacttgcGCTTGAGGGACGTCTTTGAACGTTGCGCAGTGCCTCCTTGCTTTTCAGCTCCTCGCACAGGAGCAccgcattttttagacactgtctatgtgatatttacaatatattgttGTGGGATTTCAGGTCTAGTCAACTGactacatatacagtacagtatgcacCTCAAAGTCAATGAGTTGCAGGTCTGTGATGAGTGTGCTGAGCAGACCGCTGTTGTAAAGCTCTTGAGCAAGCTGAGCCACGGCTTCTGTCTGTGGCTCCTTCTCATTAGTGCCGTAGAGAATCTCCTTCATCGCCAGCAGAGCTTTGGACACCTCCTCAGAGGCctacaaacacacgcacacctcATTAATTGCTTTCACAAACCATTTATCACTGGATACCTTTTACAGCATAATCCCAAACACGTGTGTGTGGTACCTTCTCAGCCTTCCTATCCGAGATGTCCTGTTTCTCCAAAAGGGTCATGTTGTCCTTCAGGTTCTTCACAATGTCCGCCGGACACTTGTGAGACTTACCGAAAGGGAATGGCATAGCAACACGTCACCAGGATAACCAGGTAGCAGAGAGCCCACCTCTGAAACTGAACAGGAAACAGAAGATTTGTGGAAATGAGGGAGAGAAAACTAATGGTTTAACCGAAGATcgaacaaacaaatgaactgTACCTATGATGTAACAAAATTCTCAAGATGATGAAACAGCACTTCTCTGAATTTCAGGGCAACTTTGACTTCATTAGAATTCAAGACTAAACTGAAAAGGCAGAAGGAAATAGATCAGTTGATAAAGTCAAACACTTTCTAAAAACATCTTCACAAAAACAAAGCTCACCTCACACCTGATCAAACATGGCAATATACATGATCGTCATTATCAACCACACCCTATCTAAACAACaggtataacacacacacacacacacacattcccagGTGTCTATAATAGTAATGTACTACTGACCCTTGGCCCCTTGCTCAAGAATGCACACTGACTCAGTATTAAGATTGACATTTAAAGGGAGTTtactcaaaagtgaaaattctgtcatcatttgctcatcctcatTAATATGGGTTTTGTACCaactttactttctttcttctgtggaacacataaggagatgttaggtagaataaCAACATCAGTCCCATTCGCTGTCAAAGCatggaaaaaatataaaatgaaagtgaatggtgactgaggctttcattctgcctgatatcttcttttgtgtctcacagaaagaaagtcataagggtttggaacaacatgaggttgagtgaaTGATTAcagatgttttgctttttttttcttctttcagatgcacacacacaggtgtgTCAAACAATGGCATAAAATAATGActatttcaaacaggtttcttgaaCACTCTCCCAGTCTGCAATTGGTCGGAAAACAGGTATTCCCGccacaaactcatgccattggttgagccagctGTGTCGGGCCAgttaggatgctcaaacaaacaaggcAATGTTCTGATTTATTTATACGTTTCAGTGAAATATAGTGAAGATAGGGAAAAagcattttaactttaaaaataaaattacacacaccacctttaagtgtccaaatacttttaggggcCTTGGTATCTACAGCTGCAGACGTCAAATATGCCTTGAACAGTACATGTAGCAGTTCTTGGGATCCGTGCGTCACAGTACCATACGTCCAGCCGATTAATCTCCATGCAGCTTCGTGCAAGGTAGCCAAATCCTTGACCTGGTGACCACATTCTCCATGTCTGCCCCTAATGCAAATCTGAACCCACACAGATGCCACGGCTCACTAAGACAGCTGCCTTGCCTGCCCAGTTATATGCAAAGGGATATGTCTAAATATTCACCACACTAGAGTTGCAATGGTTGCATGTGGTCAGTTATGCATCACTCTGATCAGCCACCCTACTGCATTGGAAAATACGATTCTaataacttttgtttttttttttgcatattttattaacattgCAACAAACGTCTTTGACTTCGAAGCATGTGAACTGGTAAGagtagagttgaagtcagaagtttacatacaccttagccaaatacatttaaactaagtttttcacaattcctgacatttaattgtagaaaacattgcctgtcttaggtcagttaggatcactactttattttaagaatgtgaaatgtcggaataatagtagagagaattatttatttcagcttttattcctttcatcacattctcagtggttagaagtttacgtacactttgttagtatttagtagcatttcctttaaattgtttaacttgggtcaaatattttgggtagccttccacaagcttctcacaataagttgctggaatttttacccattcctccagacagaactgttgtaactgagtcaggattgtaggcctccttgctcacacacgctttttcagttccgcccacaaattttctagcggactgaggtcagggctttgtgatggccactccaataccttgactttgctgtccttaagccattttgccacaactttggagttaTGTTTGGGGTCATAGTCCATTTGgatgacccatttgcaaccacgctttaacttcctggctgatgtcttcagatgttgcttcaatatatccacataattttccttcctcatgatgccttctattttgtgaagtgcaccagtccctcctgcagcaaagcacccccacaacatgatgctgccacacttctgaaaacaaaagacaaggaaagcaaagggcccagatggtgtttcacacacttgtctaaaatcctgtgctaaccagctggcccccatcttcacactgatcttcaatagatcactggagcagtgtgaagtcccatgctgcttcaaatgctcaatcatcattcccaaacccaaaatcacaggacttaatgactacagacccatcgctctaaCGTCTGTGGtattgaaatcatttgagagactggcgttggcccacctgaagaacatcactggaccctttctagatccccttcaatttgcttatcgagcaaacaggtctgcggatgatgcagtcaatatgggattgcatcatatcctgcaacatctggacagaccagggacatatgcaaggatcctttttgtggacttcagttcggctttcaacaccatcatcccagctatactccacaataatttacaccaactctctgttcccatgtctatctgtcagtggattaccagctttctgacggacaggcagcagctagtgagacaggggaaattcacttccagcacatgtacaatcagtactggtgcaccccagggatgtgtgctctccccactactcttctaccTGTAttcaaatgactgcaccgccaaggacccctctgtcaagctcctgaagtttgcagacgacaccactgtcatcggcctcatccaagatgacgatgagtctgcatacagaagggaggttgaatggctggctcactggtgttgtcaaaacaaccttgagctgaacacgctcaaaatggtggatatgattgtggactttaggagaaacacccctacactgacccccctcaccattctgaacattctgagtcattcaggttcttgggcactaccatctcacaggacctgaagtgggagacccacactgactccactgtgaaaaaggcccagcagaggttgtatttccttcgccagttgaggaagttcaacctgccacaggcgctgctgatacagttctactcagcagtcattgagtctgtcctctgcacttcaataactgtcttgtttggtgcagctacaaaataagatatcagaagactacaaaggacagttcggactgctgagaggaatattggttgcccccctgccctcccttcaagaactgtacacttccagagtgaggaaatggctggaaaaatcactctggaccccattcacccagcccattacctttttgaactgttgccttctggttggcactacagagcactgagcaccagaaccgtaagacacaggaacagttttttccctcaggctatccgtctcatgaacagttaaaactgccccattgagcaataactatgtgcaatacacagcctaatctatttatatttatctaacataccacacctcttctgtcattacattcccttgcttctgtatataacagatttgtatttatatactgtacatacatgtaatatatatatatatatatatatatatatatatatatagtcctattgtgtatttctataaaaactttattttctattcactttttatttttattctattttttattattattatctctggcttgttgctgtattgtttgtgcactggaagcttctgtcaccaagacaaattccttttatgtgtaagcatacttagcaataaagctcattctgattctgaacctaagtgtatgtaaacttctgacttcaactgtagatgacagacagatagatagacagatatatagacaggtataaaaatattaaataaacatatacattttacacTCTATTAAGctccaaaattaatttaaaaaaaaaattcacatttttgtaGAAGCAGGAACAGTAATCAATGgatgccgataatctcaaaaAAGGAAATAACTGCAGCCTTGCTGATATACATCTGTAAATTCCTGATCAATTGCACACAGTATTCAAACATCTCTGTTTTTACGGTGCGAGAGGAAGGTGTGCATAAAAATGGCAGGTAAATCCAGAAAAGCACAAATAGGAAGCAGTAACATGTATGTGCCCTAACTGAAACCACTGTCAATATTCACAGACCAATCAGCATATAGTGTATAGAGGAAAATGCAGGTAATAAACCAAACCAACAACAATGCATTTCCTAAATCATACTTTCGAACAATTTAAAACAGCTTTAAACACTTCCAGATTGTCAAAATCCAACGTATATTTGCCAATACATTTCCAGTA
Proteins encoded in this window:
- the LOC127429770 gene encoding calcium-binding protein 39-like, which encodes MPFPFGKSHKCPADIVKNLKDNMTLLEKQDISDRKAEKASEEVSKALLAMKEILYGTNEKEPQTEAVAQLAQELYNSGLLSTLITDLQLIDFEGKKDVAQIFNNILRRQIGTRTPTVEYLCTQQNILFMLLKGYESSDIALNCGIMLRECIRHEPLAKITLCSEQFYDFFRYVEMSTFDIASDAFATFKDLLTRHKMLSAEFLEQHYDRFFSEYEKLLHSENYVTKRQSLKLLGELLLDRHNFTIMTKYISKPENLKLMMNLLRDKSRNIQFEAFHVFKVFVANPNKTQPILDILLKNQIKLIEFLSKFQNDRTEDEQFSDEKTYLIKQIRDLKRPTPQDA